One Treponema primitia ZAS-1 DNA segment encodes these proteins:
- a CDS encoding diaminopimelate decarboxylase, which yields MSEKRFPLTRPQLDELAKRYPTPFYIYGEKAIRENVRAVKKAFSVFPSYKEHYAVKALPNPFILKILADEGLGADCASLPELILADMAGMKGEDLMLTSNETPAREYSAARDLGAVINLDDFSHIEYLEKTAGIPELISCRYNPGPLKGGNAIIGKPEEAKYGFTREQILAAFPLLRDKGAKRFALHTMVASNELNVDYHIETGRILFELAAELKAKTGIRLEFVNLGGGAGIPYKPEQEAIDYGYLAGGLKKAYDEIIVPAGLDPLGIHTEWARAITGPYGWLVTRAIHKKEIYRNYIGLDSCMADLMRPALYGAYHHITIPGKETAPLTETYDVVGSLCENNDKFAVQRQLPKIEIGDFVVIHDAGAHGRAMGFNYNGKLRCGELLLQPDGSVLQIRRRETIEDLFATLDRVALEDFKQHLAH from the coding sequence CCTTAACAAGACCCCAGCTTGATGAGCTGGCAAAACGCTACCCTACCCCCTTTTACATCTATGGTGAAAAAGCCATACGGGAAAACGTCCGGGCGGTCAAAAAGGCCTTTTCGGTATTTCCTTCTTATAAGGAACACTACGCGGTAAAGGCCCTGCCCAACCCTTTTATCCTGAAAATCTTGGCTGACGAAGGATTAGGCGCGGACTGTGCGAGTCTCCCAGAGCTTATTTTGGCGGATATGGCGGGCATGAAGGGCGAAGACCTGATGCTTACTTCCAACGAGACCCCGGCCCGGGAATATTCCGCCGCCCGGGATCTGGGGGCGGTGATCAACCTGGACGATTTTTCCCATATTGAATACCTGGAAAAAACAGCGGGCATCCCGGAACTTATTTCCTGCCGCTACAACCCGGGACCCCTCAAGGGGGGGAACGCCATCATCGGGAAACCCGAAGAGGCTAAGTACGGTTTTACCCGGGAACAGATACTCGCTGCCTTCCCCTTGCTCCGGGACAAGGGCGCCAAACGCTTCGCCCTGCACACCATGGTGGCCTCCAACGAACTGAACGTGGATTACCACATTGAGACCGGCCGCATCCTCTTTGAACTGGCGGCGGAACTCAAGGCTAAAACCGGCATCAGATTAGAATTTGTAAACCTCGGAGGCGGCGCGGGGATACCCTACAAGCCGGAACAGGAAGCCATCGACTATGGGTATCTCGCCGGCGGCCTGAAAAAAGCCTACGACGAAATCATCGTTCCCGCTGGACTTGACCCGCTGGGTATACACACCGAATGGGCCCGGGCGATCACCGGCCCCTACGGCTGGCTGGTAACCCGGGCTATCCATAAAAAGGAAATCTACCGCAACTACATCGGCCTGGATTCCTGCATGGCAGACCTTATGCGGCCCGCCCTCTACGGGGCTTACCACCACATCACCATCCCCGGCAAGGAAACTGCGCCCCTGACGGAGACCTACGATGTGGTAGGCAGTCTTTGTGAGAACAACGACAAGTTCGCAGTCCAGCGGCAGCTCCCGAAGATCGAGATCGGAGACTTTGTGGTGATCCACGACGCCGGAGCCCACGGCCGGGCCATGGGCTTTAACTACAACGGCAAACTCCGCTGCGGCGAACTGCTGCTCCAGCCCGATGGATCGGTTTTGCAAATCCGTCGGCGGGAAACAATAGAAGATCTGTTCGCCACCCTGGACAGGGTTGCGCTGGAAGATTTTAAACAACACCTAGCGCATTAA
- a CDS encoding LL-diaminopimelate aminotransferase translates to MIKRNPSIANIKAGYLFPEIAKRRREYAAAHPEAKIISLGVGNTTEPILPHIDRGLVEGARQLGTVEGYSGYSDEGLLSLREGISRVFYKSAFTAEEIFISDGAKCDIGRLQLLFGAGTPVAVQDPSYPVYVDGSVLIGAAGAWAGTGYGGISYLPCTAENDYFPDLSLLPENGLFYFCSPNNPTGAVANRKQLGDLVAAAQKKGTLVIFDAAYAEYIRDPTLPKSIFEIEGARTCAIEVNSFSKPAGFTGVRLGWTVVPKDLKYAGGESVNADWARICGTIFNGASNIAQAGGLAALESEGLKEIRELCDFYLGNAKLIRQAVQGLGITCVGGDNSPYIWARFPGRDSWEVFAEILEKCQVVTTPGAGFGPAGQSFIRFSAFGHRADVEEACTRLSKLRG, encoded by the coding sequence ATGATAAAACGGAATCCCAGTATTGCTAACATAAAGGCGGGGTATCTGTTCCCGGAGATTGCCAAGCGGCGGCGGGAATATGCGGCGGCCCACCCTGAAGCGAAGATCATCAGCCTGGGGGTGGGGAATACCACCGAACCCATACTGCCCCACATTGACCGGGGGTTGGTGGAGGGAGCCCGGCAGCTCGGAACTGTGGAGGGTTATTCCGGGTACAGCGACGAGGGACTCCTCTCCCTGAGGGAGGGGATCTCCAGGGTGTTTTACAAAAGCGCCTTTACGGCGGAGGAGATCTTTATCTCCGATGGTGCCAAGTGTGACATCGGCAGGCTCCAGCTTCTCTTTGGCGCGGGAACCCCCGTGGCGGTTCAGGACCCCTCCTACCCGGTTTATGTGGATGGGTCGGTGCTTATCGGCGCCGCCGGAGCCTGGGCCGGTACAGGCTATGGGGGGATCAGTTACCTCCCCTGTACTGCGGAGAATGACTATTTCCCCGACCTTTCCCTGCTCCCTGAAAACGGGCTCTTCTACTTCTGCTCCCCCAACAACCCCACCGGCGCGGTGGCCAACCGGAAACAGCTTGGCGATCTTGTGGCGGCGGCCCAAAAGAAGGGGACCCTGGTAATCTTCGACGCCGCCTACGCCGAATACATCCGGGACCCGACGCTCCCCAAGTCTATCTTTGAGATTGAAGGGGCCCGGACCTGTGCCATTGAAGTGAATTCCTTCTCCAAGCCCGCGGGCTTTACCGGGGTGCGCCTGGGCTGGACCGTGGTCCCCAAGGATCTAAAGTACGCCGGGGGCGAAAGTGTCAACGCCGACTGGGCCCGGATCTGCGGTACCATCTTTAACGGCGCCTCCAATATTGCCCAAGCCGGGGGACTCGCCGCCCTGGAGAGCGAAGGTCTCAAGGAAATACGGGAACTCTGCGACTTCTACCTGGGCAACGCCAAACTCATCCGTCAGGCTGTCCAGGGGCTCGGCATCACCTGTGTGGGCGGTGACAATTCCCCCTACATCTGGGCGCGTTTCCCCGGTAGGGACAGCTGGGAAGTCTTCGCGGAAATCCTGGAAAAATGCCAGGTGGTCACCACACCCGGCGCAGGTTTCGGCCCGGCGGGCCAGTCCTTCATACGCTTCTCCGCCTTCGGACACCGGGCCGATGTGGAGGAAGCCTGTACACGACTGAGCAAACTAAGAGGATAG
- a CDS encoding type II toxin-antitoxin system Phd/YefM family antitoxin — MTTQLKSNTWQLQDAKAKFSEVIKSAAKLPQIITVRGEETAVILSMEKYRGLMGKKPSFIEALMNCPWPDVELELPDRKAEVWRDIDL; from the coding sequence ATGACCACACAGCTTAAAAGCAATACCTGGCAATTACAGGATGCAAAGGCAAAATTCAGCGAAGTAATCAAATCGGCTGCCAAGTTACCACAGATTATTACGGTCCGGGGTGAAGAAACGGCGGTTATCCTTTCCATGGAAAAATACCGGGGTCTTATGGGGAAAAAACCAAGCTTTATTGAGGCATTAATGAATTGCCCCTGGCCGGATGTGGAGCTTGAACTACCGGATCGCAAGGCGGAAGTATGGCGGGATATTGATCTGTGA
- a CDS encoding RecQ family ATP-dependent DNA helicase, producing the protein MNEDTVTERITPREVTEDTEIPDPVTQAVKELFGLSYLFPYQRLVVANILEAAEAAGAPVHWPEGLQENWAHFGGKPDPDNDAKDGKDNSGSDDIPAVDDTDRAAMGRQIVILPTGAGKSLCFQLPAMLFEGPTLVIYPILSLMADQERRLQERSFAPVILRGGQSREEREAIWNKVKNRESRFIIANPEVLLTPKVMDMLGTLGIVHVVVDEAHCVSEWGESFRPSYLRIAEIIRACRGGGAAAGNNNAADNNPGLPLVTAFTATASTPVLNNIQKYIFGGTDAHRIIGNPDRSNISYSARGCILRDLAVRDLLVRHQRPAIVFCSSRNGTEKLARYLRNELAADFSWAREIRFYHAGLSREEKTDVEQWFFKNPEAVLLATCAYGMGVDKADIRTVIHRDCPPSVEAYLQESGRAGRDGQPSRAILLWGPDDTLALKRANKDADKARLEALFRYGRDTAGCRRETLLTLLNYQGSGDKPESDCCDVCNGNAETGLREEESVLSFFRKNRRAYTQEEAIPILSSTESIRWSEEDVKKTIRRLISTGQLKKIGYFPWKNKITRPNPQAPGRRLPQLP; encoded by the coding sequence ATGAATGAAGATACGGTGACAGAACGTATAACACCCCGGGAAGTAACAGAGGATACCGAAATCCCCGACCCGGTAACCCAGGCGGTAAAGGAGCTCTTCGGACTGTCCTACCTGTTCCCCTACCAGCGGCTGGTTGTGGCGAATATCCTGGAAGCGGCGGAGGCTGCCGGCGCGCCGGTTCATTGGCCGGAGGGCTTACAAGAAAATTGGGCTCATTTTGGAGGAAAACCAGATCCCGATAACGATGCTAAGGACGGCAAAGACAACAGCGGCAGCGATGACATACCTGCTGTGGACGATACAGACCGCGCCGCCATGGGCCGTCAGATAGTAATACTGCCCACCGGCGCCGGGAAGTCTCTCTGTTTCCAGCTCCCCGCCATGCTCTTCGAAGGACCCACCCTGGTGATCTACCCCATCCTCTCTCTTATGGCGGATCAGGAACGGCGTTTACAGGAACGCTCCTTCGCGCCGGTAATTCTCCGAGGCGGCCAGAGCCGGGAGGAACGGGAGGCGATCTGGAACAAGGTAAAAAATCGGGAAAGCCGGTTCATTATTGCCAATCCCGAGGTGCTCCTGACACCAAAGGTGATGGATATGCTTGGAACCCTGGGCATTGTTCATGTGGTTGTTGACGAAGCCCATTGTGTAAGCGAATGGGGAGAGAGTTTCCGGCCAAGCTATCTGCGGATCGCTGAGATTATCCGCGCTTGTCGAGGAGGCGGTGCTGCCGCAGGAAACAACAATGCTGCGGATAACAATCCGGGGCTGCCCCTGGTAACGGCCTTTACCGCCACGGCTTCAACTCCGGTCCTGAACAATATCCAGAAATATATCTTCGGCGGCACAGACGCCCACCGTATCATCGGTAACCCGGACCGGAGTAATATCAGCTATTCTGCCCGGGGCTGTATACTCCGGGACCTGGCGGTGCGGGACCTGCTCGTCAGGCATCAGCGGCCGGCTATTGTGTTCTGCTCATCCCGAAACGGGACGGAAAAGCTGGCCCGGTACCTGCGGAACGAACTGGCGGCGGATTTTTCCTGGGCCCGGGAAATCCGGTTCTACCACGCGGGCTTAAGCCGGGAGGAGAAGACCGATGTGGAACAGTGGTTCTTCAAAAACCCCGAAGCAGTATTACTGGCGACCTGCGCTTATGGGATGGGGGTCGATAAAGCGGATATCCGCACGGTGATACACCGGGACTGTCCGCCCTCGGTGGAAGCCTATTTGCAGGAATCGGGGCGGGCGGGACGGGATGGCCAGCCTTCCCGGGCTATCCTGCTCTGGGGCCCCGACGATACCCTGGCCCTGAAACGGGCGAACAAGGATGCGGACAAAGCGCGGCTGGAAGCACTGTTCCGGTACGGCAGGGATACTGCGGGCTGCCGGCGGGAAACCCTGCTTACCCTGCTCAACTACCAGGGCAGTGGAGACAAGCCCGAATCGGATTGCTGCGATGTATGCAATGGAAATGCGGAGACCGGATTGCGGGAGGAGGAAAGTGTTCTTAGTTTTTTTCGTAAAAACCGCAGAGCCTATACTCAGGAGGAGGCGATCCCCATTCTCTCGAGTACCGAATCAATACGCTGGTCCGAAGAGGATGTAAAAAAAACCATCAGGCGGCTTATCAGCACGGGACAGCTAAAAAAGATTGGTTATTTTCCCTGGAAGAACAAAATCACCAGACCTAATCCTCAAGCCCCAGGCCGTCGTCTTCCCCAGCTTCCGTGA
- a CDS encoding type II toxin-antitoxin system VapC family toxin — MKYLLDTNVLSEMKKSNPNPRVRAFLENIPEDDILTSAVSVGEIFFGIEKLPEGKKKSDLSFWFYHEILGVNENRIIPLDTDVMLEWGRLRAKAKQTLSPNDSLIAATVLTHRLTLLTRNTRDFAAVEGLNLINPWD, encoded by the coding sequence GTGAAATATCTTCTGGACACCAATGTTTTATCCGAAATGAAAAAGTCAAACCCCAATCCCAGGGTTAGGGCATTTTTGGAAAATATCCCTGAAGATGATATTCTCACCAGCGCTGTCTCTGTTGGAGAAATTTTCTTTGGTATAGAGAAATTACCGGAAGGGAAAAAGAAGTCTGATCTTTCCTTCTGGTTTTACCATGAGATACTGGGGGTGAATGAAAACCGTATTATCCCTCTGGATACCGATGTAATGCTGGAATGGGGAAGGCTTCGCGCCAAGGCAAAACAAACGCTGTCCCCCAATGACTCCCTTATAGCCGCTACCGTCTTGACCCATCGCCTGACTCTGCTCACCCGGAACACCCGGGACTTTGCAGCGGTGGAAGGGCTCAACCTGATCAATCCCTGGGATTAG